Genomic DNA from Vanrija pseudolonga chromosome 3, complete sequence:
ccgagtcggtccATGGGGATTGCCCCGGGGGCGGTCTTAGGCGCAGCAGCCAAACcggcccttggccttgtttGCGGCTTGGTTCTTGGACGGGTCGGTAAGCATAACGCTGTTCTTTCTTCTGAGCGACCTCTCGCGCTCAATCTTGTCCTTGCGCTCAACCAAGGCACTGGAGATGGAGCGGCACATGATCTCGACGCCCTCCCCAGTGAGGGACGagacctcgccgaggcggatgCCCTCGATTTCCACGCCCCACTGGACCTCgttcggcgtcgacgcgtcatcctcgtcatcgctACCGTAGAGACGAGAGTCGCGACCGAGGCTGCCaccgcgagcacggccagGGCGGAGAAAGTTGGACGACTGCGAGAACGCCGAGGTACCAGCAGTTAGGCGGTCGGCCGAGCCACCACGCACATTGGCACCAAATTCTTCAAGTGCGTCCGCTGCCCTGGGTCCCTCGCCCCGGCCCCACGCTCGGTTCGTGGTCCAGTCGTCGCTGCGCTTGCGCGGCAGATCATTACCGAGCATGGGTGAGCTCTCGGTCCGTGCACGCATCGGGGAACGGAgcgtgggcgagcgagcgaccgACACTGGATTGGCTTCGGCCAACGAAGCAAGGTTTGTGACTGcctcgctcacgctcgtAGTCCGTCCTAGTCCTAGGACACCCGAGATGGAGAACCGGTGGGACGAGTTGTggcgcgaggtggcggtggcgcccGCATTGACGGTCGAGGCGACCGCCGTCTCGGTGGTGGTTGCAAATGTCGGCAGCGCCATCTCTGGCGACTGCAGGGCATGAAAAGAcacgcgctgctggcgtcTAGGCAGGGGTTGGATCCGGTCAATAGGGGACGTCGACTGCGaggccgaccccgacgacgtgGTGAGACTCGCAGGGAAGTGGACTGTTGGCACTGGTGTCGGAGCCACCAGGGTCGgtgcggccgtcgaggcctGAGATGACGCAGGCGAGTGGTCGAAATCGGCGAAATCGGACACACTGGCCATGAGCGACGCGAGGCCGTGCATAGAATGAGGTCTCGTGCGAGGAGGCGACGCGCCGATGGACGAATCGGTTCTGGCCCGCGTTGAAGTGCTTCGGAACAGACTGCGGCCCGTTGGCGAGAGCACCTCTGGCAGCCCTTCAGGctctggtggtggcggtTTCAGCCATGTCCGAATCGTCCTTCGAGCCTCTCCAAAGCTAAGGAATAGAGTTAGCTCTGAAACAGCGACACCTTGCGCTCAGACTCACGTTACTGCCCTTTGACGCTCGAGGTCAATCTTGGCACCAACAACGTAGATGAGCATGTCCTTGGACGCCTTGCCTCCTAGCTCCTCGAGCCACGATCGGACGTCTTGAAAGCTCTTGCGGTCGGTGATGTCGTAGACGAGGATACAGACATGAGCTCCGCGATAGTATATTGGCGCCATGGATCGGAATCGTTCCTGCCCAGCAGTGTCCCAGATCTGCAGCTTGACAGGGACACCATTGTGCACGAGCTTTCGCTTGTAGAGCGAGCCGTCGAGTGATGCAGGGGCCGGGATGGCGGAGAAGGACCCTGTTGTAAGACGGAGGATGAGCGACGTCTTGCCAACGCCCTGTGATCCTAGAAGAACGACCTTTGCTTCCAGCCCATCAGGGCCTCCGTAGTCGAGGTCGTTATCCACCTCGGATGATGCTCCGGGGAAGATGCGCGGTGGGGTTGACGACTCGACACCTAGTCTGCGCAGGTCGCGACGGGCCGTCGCTGATGGGTGCTCGTTCGCGATGGTGGGGTAGCGTATGAGCTTTGCTCCACCAGTCGATCGCAAGCGTGTGCGCGAATCGGCACTCCTGCTCTCTTGCATTCGGACGGAAGCCGGACCGGCAGTCCCGCTAGTGGCCATGGTGGAGCGACGCTGCGTTCGTGGTCTGTCTTGCTCGCGATCTCGGTCCACACGACTCTGCTGTCGTGTgcgcgttgtcgtcgtcgaagcTCGGCTCAGATTCGGCTGCGTCTCGGAACGGGGGAGGCCTGGGCCACCCTTTGGCGGAGACGGGGAGCGCTGGTTATCCACAATCGGGACGTTTGTATCGATGACCGATggtcctcctctccctcctgTGCTTTCGTTTGTGCTAGGTGATGAAGAGCTCGATGCAGGCGAGGTACCGAGATCGAGGTTCTCATAAACGtagcgcggcgcgtcgtctgCCGGGGGCGCGATGGGGACCATCTGAACGGGGAAGAGAACTTTGCCTGTTGGTGGAGATGGATCGGGCGTTGGCGGCATGGAAGCTTTGACGACCACGTCGGGTGGCGTCAGCCTCTGcggacgaggttgagcgagcgagggggctgttgacgagcttgcggcCTGAACTGGGAagggttgtggtggtggtggagccTGGAAGGTGGGGAAGCCAGCTGCACGCTCCTGCTGCCGTGGAGTGGCCAGAGCTGATGACGAGCCAGAAGGCAATGGGAACGAGTCTGGTTCTCGTGATGGCGGCAGGACGGGCGGAGTGACAACCATCATGGTTGCTACCGGCGTTTGCTTTGCGAGCTAAGAGGCCGGGATGGTGAGAGCCGCCACTGAGGGTGGGAAGTCGCTGCTGATTGCTTCACAGAATGGGCAGATGAGCAAAACGACAAGGGGGGGTGAAGAGTTTTGCGTGCAGCGCGTGTCTGTCTGTCTGGGTTGCGGTCCGAGCGTCAGtgtcgcggtcggcgcggtcgggACAAAGTTGGGAGTGAACGCGACGAAAGGGAAGTGCACACGGACGCTGCACTCCCTCGACGCCGAACAGGTCTGAGCGCCGTATACGGCAACCAAGCAAAGGGGGGACAGTGCACAAGTGGCAACACTAATTGGGCCGAAGGAGCAATGTACGCACCTGGAATCAGCGTCGTGCGGGGCAGACGTTGTGATGCACTGCGATGACGCAGACGTTGTGGGGGAGCCGGGACGGGAGCCAGGCCAGACGTACGTTTGCCGTATGGTACGCTGCGCGGTTTTGCTAGAGGAGTCGAGTTGGGCGACGCTCAGCTTTACGAGATTGCGTTCGATGCAAGTTTAGAACTTGGATCTGAGTGATTTTGATGGCCGAAtgcggcgcgacgagagTGGACCTGCCACTGGGATAGGGTGCGAGATGGcggggggggagggtgggcgCGCGTGGGCGAGTGCGATAGCTGAATTTGTCAACACGAGTTGGTATGGTTTGGCTTGTCAACAGTGTGCTCCTGCTTTGTGCTCGCTCTGCTCATCGGTTTGCACCGGTGCGGGCAGACCGTGTTCGCCctgacgccgctgacgccctGGCGCTAAGACGGAGCAGACGGATTGGGCAgtccgcgtcggcggacGGACGTGTGtgtgatggcgagggcggggaagAGAGTAGCACAAGCAGTGGCAAGTGGGACGAGGAGCAAGTGTAGAGGACAGGGAGGTTGCCCATCCCTCCGTCAAACACACTCACCTGCAATGTACAGTCCCGGTAAGTACCTAGCTGGTGGGGAATCTAGTCGGTGGCGGGGATGGAATGGGACGAGGAAGGCTGATGCGACCGCCGCGGTATCGATGCAGTCTCGCCGTCAGTCGTCACTGGCGTCCTTTCTGGCGGTATGCAGCGTGTGGAGCGCGTGCGTACAAGGTGCAGCGAGACGAGGCTAGCAGTGTGACGCCAGTAGCGGTACAGTGACAGGCGGGACGGACAAAAGATTTcgtggggggagggggaggaggttgTGAGGGAGGACGGTGCAAACGTTGTTGGCGGATACACAATCGTcgtgcgccgagcgagcgagcgagaggggGGCGAtgtgcggggcggggggacgAGTAGCGAGCGGTGATGTCAAgtgacgagcgagcgacgagggcgagccgaacgccgaggacgacgttAGAGTGGACGTTCGGCGGTGTTTGTCGACGAGCAAGCAGCGAGCCACCTTGGCGGGAAATTTCTCCCAGCCTCGCACGGGTGTGAGGACACGCCGGAACTGGGTGGCGGCAGATTGCTCGGCGTgtgtcgacctcgtcgtgggCCCGAGTGTGGGGCAAAGTGGAGACGATgcaaggtggtggtggtttgggtgtgtgtgtgtgtgtgtgtgtgttgcgACCTTGATGCAATTGAGTGGGCGGGACCGGCAGGGTGCACTGCAGCGCGAGCCAGTGTGGCCCAGTGGAATGCGATTCGTGCTAGCAGAGGTGTTTAGGACAGAGTCAGGGACCAAaactgcggcggcggcggcgacacctTTCAAAAGTAACGATCGTGTGGAGGCGGGGAAAAGCTATGTGTCAGTTCGTGTCGTTTGTCGTCAATCGTCGTAAAGAACAAGATGGTcaagagagagagacgacgacaagactGATTCCCACAAGTCGTGCACAATAGTGTGGAGCTACCtacgggcgagcgagggagccAGCGATCCACGACCAACTATGCTGGCCAGCACAAACATGTCTCATGGGacgggctggctggctggcacgcACCGATCCAGTGACGTCTGGGCATGGGCTCAAGCTGTGCGACCCCGGGAGACATATGCATCGTCAAGGTACCAACAGGGGGCTGATGTTTCGTCGCGCGTGCAAGGTGGCCCACGACAGATCACAtgcaggaggagcagcaaggcagcagcagttgcagcgagcgaggggaaGATGTGGCAAGACGGCGAgacgcaacgacgacgacgacgacccgagTCTTGATTCTAGTCCCTGAGTCACGAGGCACAACAAGCGCCAACTCAACTCGCCTTCCTTGCAAGCCGGCCATTTCCACCACAGCCAAAATCAAAAAATCAATCCATCACCCATGAAAGAAAATACCCGCGCGCACAGCCTTACAGCATCATTCGGGCTGCTGCGGGCCCCCGCGCCATACACACCCTTCTCCGACCCCTCTTGCCCActccgcctcccccctcATCTCACCCCGCAGTCGTCATTTAAACAGACTCCTGGCGGAAACACTGCCCGCTCTGCACCTTGAGCTGCACACTTGGCACATGCCGTGGAATGTGCTGAtacaccaccacgccacaccAGCCCGCGGCTATCAGCCGGCAAACAGGCACAAACATCAACTGGGCATTCATCATTAACAGCTAAGACAGCAGAAGCACACAATGCTCTAATTCAGCCCCACGTGCACCTCACCCCTCTGGCAGATAGCTCCGGCAGCTCGCTCCTCTGCTCCTTGGCCTAGCTGCCCTCCGACTACTCGTCTCCAATGTCGCTAAGTTCAGACTCGGTGTCTGTCtttgccaccgccgccttggcAGTAGCGGCACTCCttcccttgcccttgcgcgcGACCGCACGTTTAGCCTTGGTCTGCGCAGGGTTTTAGCATCATTCCAATCTCACCTCATTCCTGAATTTCTCCTTGCTTTGCACCTTGCAGGCTGCTAGCAACTCACCTTGGCACTAcgccgtccgccgcgccccaTGACGGCATCCCcgtccgcgtcgaccgcctcctcctcctcctcctcttcctcggaCGTAGCACGGCTAAttccgtcctcgtcctcgctgtcgctcaATTCactctcctcgtcgtcatcgtcatcatcgacaTTTCTCTTGGTCGATGACCTTCGCTTCTTGCGAGGCGCCTTGGTGCCATTCGTGCCGTTCCTGGATCGTTTACGGCCCTCGCTagcgccagctgctcgtcTCTGAGATCTATTAGCACACGTGATCAAACTGTAACCAGGACGACTGAGAAACTCACACTTGAACTGGACGCAGTAGACGACTTGCGGCTGGCATTCCTGGCCCAAGTGACAACAGCGTCGCTCAGATACGAGCCACGGGACACTTGTTGGGCAATTTGTGGAGACGGCAGGTTGTTGAAGATGTCACTTGGCAGTCTAATCTTGCCGGGGAAGAGTGGGAGAGGCCATTGGTGATGGTGCGCCCGTCCGCGAATCAAGATTTGAGTCATCTCGCTCAACTTCCACAGGTTCTGCACAATTAGCGGCGATCTCGGAATAACTACCCACAATGCTGGGAGACAATGCCGCTTCCCGCTCCCAttccgtctcgtcgtcagaGTCGGCCGTGGCACGCTGGTTGGCACAATCGGCGAATAGTCTCAacttgtcgtcgtcaatgtcctcgcCGATCACACAGACAGTCTTGAGCTTGTTCGCAATCGTGAACAACAGCGAGACATTGTCTCGTCTGGCGACACAATCGAGGAACATTTCGATGAACTGCCCAGTCATTCTCAACCCAGCCTCGTTACCCTCGTCGGGGTGCAGAGACGGATGTCCCGCCAGCAACCTCAACAGACGGGCCAGCGGCATCTCCACACGGTCAATTCGAACATCGGCGGCAAGGCTAGCGCAGCTGCGAACGACCCCCAGCATGATGCTCCGTCCCTAATCGTCAGCTAGCGTACATTCCGTCCTACTCACAAGCGCAACGTTCTCCGGCTCTGGGTCCGCGGCCACAAGCACGGGAAGCACATTCCACTTGGGCAAGAGTCGTTGGGGGCGGAGGACATCGGCAAGCTTTCGAAGCATGCCGTTGCGAACCCCAAAGTTTTCGTCTTGCATGATTTCAGCGATGCTGGGGAACTCGTTCGAAATCGCCTTGTCAAACGCTCGAACATGTGCCAGCTTGATGATGCAGAAAGCCGCTCGCAGGCGCATGTGGCACCGTGTACGTCCACTGTTGCCGTGTCAGCGCCACTGATCAGACAACCTGTACTCACCCCTCGTTCGAGTCAT
This window encodes:
- the RYL2 gene encoding Ras-like GTP-binding protein RYL2 — protein: MATSGTAGPASVRMQESRSADSRTRLRSTGGAKLIRYPTIANEHPSATARRDLRRLGVESSTPPRIFPGASSEVDNDLDYGGPDGLEAKVVLLGSQGVGKTSLILRLTTGSFSAIPAPASLDGSLYKRKLVHNGVPVKLQIWDTAGQERFRSMAPIYYRGAHVCILVYDITDRKSFQDVRSWLEELGGKASKDMLIYVVGAKIDLERQRAVTFGEARRTIRTWLKPPPPEPEGLPEVLSPTGRSLFRSTSTRARTDSSIGASPPRTRPHSMHGLASLMASVSDFADFDHSPASSQASTAAPTLVAPTPVPTVHFPASLTTSSGSASQSTSPIDRIQPLPRRQQRVSFHALQSPEMALPTFATTTETAVASTVNAGATATSRHNSSHRFSISGVLGLGRTTSVSEAVTNLASLAEANPVSVARSPTLRSPMRARTESSPMLGNDLPRKRSDDWTTNRAWGRGEGPRAADALEEFGANVRGGSADRLTAGTSAFSQSSNFLRPGRARGGSLGRDSRLYGSDDEDDASTPNEVQWGVEIEGIRLGEVSSLTGEGVEIMCRSISSALVERKDKIERERSLRRKNSVMLTDPSKNQAANKAKGRFGCCA